From Mycobacteriales bacterium, a single genomic window includes:
- a CDS encoding acyl-CoA desaturase gives MTAMQKTIDNPVAHLSREDIEAIGKEMDAIRQRVLDARGESDAAYIRKVIDAQRRLELGSRAVLLASLFPPAFVAGTVGLSVAKILENMEIGHNVMHGQWDWMRDPKIHSTTWEWDNATPSDMWKHSHNELHHTYTNVLGKDNDLGYGIMRVDEDQRWTKFFLLQPVWNAVNAVIFQYGIAAYDLEVGKVLAGRKDKKDFLRQGKGVLRKIAKQVTRDYVVHPLLSGPSFVPTLVANATANLARNVWTHSVIMCGHFPAGVQVFEKASIEGETRGDWYLRQMLGAANIDGGPLMHLMTGNLSFQVEHHLFPDLPSNRYAEIAPQVQEVFERYGLTYVSGPFLSQLASAWWKVVRLSLPNDVVAKVEQERPELLAA, from the coding sequence ATGACCGCGATGCAGAAGACGATCGACAACCCCGTCGCCCACCTGAGCCGCGAGGACATCGAGGCGATCGGCAAGGAGATGGACGCGATCCGCCAGCGCGTGCTGGACGCCCGCGGCGAGAGCGATGCGGCGTACATCCGCAAGGTCATCGACGCGCAGCGCCGGCTCGAGCTGGGAAGCCGTGCGGTGCTGCTGGCCTCGCTGTTCCCGCCGGCCTTCGTCGCCGGCACCGTCGGGCTGTCGGTCGCGAAGATCCTCGAGAACATGGAGATCGGCCACAACGTCATGCACGGCCAGTGGGACTGGATGCGCGACCCGAAGATCCACTCCACGACGTGGGAGTGGGACAACGCGACGCCGTCGGACATGTGGAAGCACTCGCACAACGAGCTGCACCACACCTACACCAACGTGCTCGGCAAGGACAACGACCTCGGCTACGGCATCATGCGCGTCGACGAGGACCAGCGCTGGACGAAGTTCTTCCTCCTGCAGCCGGTCTGGAACGCGGTGAACGCCGTCATCTTCCAGTACGGCATCGCGGCCTACGACCTCGAGGTCGGCAAGGTCCTCGCCGGGCGCAAGGACAAGAAGGACTTCCTGCGCCAGGGCAAGGGCGTCCTGCGCAAGATCGCCAAGCAGGTCACCCGTGACTACGTCGTGCACCCGCTGCTGTCGGGCCCGTCGTTCGTGCCGACACTGGTCGCCAACGCGACCGCCAACCTCGCCCGCAACGTCTGGACGCACTCGGTCATCATGTGCGGCCACTTCCCGGCCGGGGTGCAGGTCTTCGAGAAGGCCTCGATCGAGGGCGAGACCCGCGGTGACTGGTACCTCCGCCAGATGCTCGGCGCCGCCAACATCGACGGCGGGCCGCTCATGCACCTCATGACCGGCAACCTGTCCTTCCAGGTCGAGCACCACCTCTTCCCGGACCTGCCGAGCAACAGGTACGCCGAGATCGCCCCGCAGGTGCAGGAGGTCTTCGAGCGCTACGGCCTCACCTACGTCTCAGGACCGTTCCTGTCGCAGCTGGCCAGCGCGTGGTGGAAGGTCGTGCGGCTGTCGCTGCCCAACGACGTCGTCGCGAAGGTCGAGCAGGAGCGCCCGGAGCTGCTCGCGGCCTGA
- a CDS encoding universal stress protein, with amino-acid sequence MHEVLAGVDGTPAGDAALRFALEESITRDVDVIALQAWQLPYTGSYGLYPPVVVDVDLAPGIQRGVEARLARVQELVPVPARIGGPAAGHASAVAVRGPAAQVIEEQARTASLLVLGRHQRSAAARMVVGSVVSAALHHVDCPVAVVPDTWEGAVPSGRVLVGVDGDGASDDALAWAAGFAARHGRRLVPVLVRMPSDPGGPGWPDAAALDASALSELTRKAHEVTATVLSASVHPEVLVGHAGEELARFAEPDDVLVVGSRGRGALAGWLLGSTSNHVAHHASCPVVVVRQHD; translated from the coding sequence ATGCACGAGGTCCTGGCTGGAGTCGACGGCACGCCCGCGGGTGACGCGGCGCTGAGGTTCGCCCTCGAGGAGTCGATCACCCGCGACGTCGACGTCATCGCGCTGCAGGCCTGGCAGCTCCCGTACACGGGCAGCTACGGCCTCTACCCGCCGGTGGTCGTCGACGTCGACCTCGCACCCGGCATCCAACGCGGCGTCGAGGCCCGGCTCGCGCGAGTCCAGGAGCTGGTGCCCGTCCCCGCCCGTATCGGCGGACCGGCGGCAGGGCACGCGTCCGCCGTGGCGGTGCGCGGTCCCGCGGCACAGGTCATCGAGGAGCAGGCCCGCACCGCGTCGCTGCTCGTGCTGGGTCGCCACCAGCGCAGCGCCGCGGCCCGGATGGTCGTCGGGTCGGTCGTCAGTGCCGCGCTGCACCACGTTGACTGCCCGGTCGCTGTGGTCCCAGACACGTGGGAGGGCGCCGTACCGTCAGGCCGCGTGCTCGTCGGCGTCGACGGCGACGGCGCCTCCGACGACGCGCTCGCCTGGGCGGCCGGGTTCGCCGCGCGCCACGGACGCCGGCTCGTCCCGGTCCTGGTGCGGATGCCGTCCGACCCGGGTGGCCCGGGCTGGCCCGACGCCGCCGCGCTCGACGCCTCCGCGCTGAGCGAGCTGACGAGAAAGGCCCACGAGGTCACGGCGACGGTGCTGTCGGCGTCCGTCCACCCCGAGGTCCTCGTCGGTCACGCCGGTGAGGAGCTCGCGCGCTTCGCGGAGCCCGACGACGTGCTCGTCGTCGGCTCGCGGGGACGCGGTGCGCTGGCGGGCTGGCTGCTCGGCTCGACGAGCAACCACGTGGCGCACCACGCCTCGTGCCCCGTCGTCGTCGTGCGACAGCACGACTGA
- a CDS encoding diguanylate cyclase: MSEVRPAPALQRLARSVPGPPRSALAQLLLLLCEQLGLELAFAATLGADGTRTLRVAVTASGGPVPGVEGRTEPLDETWCGRVVEQGVLLVPDVAQEPELQVLRSTAAFGIVSHAGVVVLDGNRVIGTLCAVGPAPQAFRASDVPVLRALADAAAPWLLELDRSAGTSIPAPRTATDLQGLAEVLFRADDLETLSRPLLDALHELTGLGSTYLTVIHEDRDVQEIRYSTNTRPGLVLPEGLEVPWGDTLCKRALDEGRPSTTAVSQVWGDSQAAAELGIEVYLSVPITLSDGTLYGTLCAADRVAAERVEDHLPTMQLFGRLIAAEVERGRAVAAATALADRAVRLAETDPLTGCSSRRVVEPWLASTLAGLPDEHVLLVAFVDVDDFKSVNDRLGHAGGDAVLVEVATRLQLASRPGDLVARMGGDEFVVGAVVPRSAAGAMEARIRATADVALRVEGGPLRVRTSVGVAVSDGPDASALLAAADAAMYAVKRAARDAPEGGRQAPLPSAGR, encoded by the coding sequence GTGTCCGAGGTGCGGCCCGCCCCAGCGCTCCAGCGGCTCGCGCGGTCCGTCCCGGGACCGCCGCGCAGCGCGCTGGCCCAGTTGCTGCTCCTGCTGTGCGAGCAGCTCGGTCTGGAGCTCGCCTTCGCCGCGACGCTGGGTGCCGACGGCACCCGGACGCTGCGGGTCGCGGTGACCGCGTCCGGCGGGCCGGTGCCCGGGGTCGAGGGGCGCACCGAGCCGCTCGACGAGACGTGGTGCGGCAGGGTCGTCGAGCAGGGCGTGCTGCTGGTCCCCGACGTCGCGCAGGAGCCGGAGCTGCAGGTGCTCCGATCCACAGCCGCTTTCGGCATCGTCAGTCACGCGGGGGTGGTCGTCCTCGACGGCAACCGCGTGATCGGGACGCTGTGTGCCGTCGGTCCGGCGCCGCAGGCCTTCCGGGCCAGCGACGTGCCCGTGCTGCGGGCCCTCGCCGACGCGGCAGCACCCTGGCTGCTCGAGCTGGACAGGTCGGCCGGCACGTCGATCCCCGCCCCGCGGACGGCCACCGACCTGCAGGGTCTCGCCGAGGTGCTCTTCCGCGCGGACGACCTCGAGACCCTCAGTCGCCCGCTGCTGGACGCCCTGCACGAGCTCACCGGCCTCGGGTCGACCTACCTCACCGTCATCCACGAGGACCGCGACGTGCAGGAGATCCGCTACAGCACCAACACGCGGCCCGGCCTGGTCCTGCCGGAGGGTCTCGAGGTCCCCTGGGGCGACACGCTCTGCAAGCGCGCGCTCGACGAGGGTCGTCCCTCCACCACCGCCGTCTCGCAGGTCTGGGGCGACTCGCAGGCCGCGGCCGAGCTCGGGATCGAGGTCTACCTCTCCGTGCCGATCACCCTGTCCGACGGCACGCTCTACGGCACCCTCTGCGCCGCGGACCGCGTGGCGGCAGAGCGCGTCGAGGACCACCTGCCGACGATGCAGCTGTTCGGTCGGCTCATCGCCGCGGAGGTCGAGCGGGGCCGGGCGGTCGCCGCGGCCACCGCCCTGGCTGATCGGGCCGTGCGGCTGGCCGAGACCGACCCGTTGACGGGCTGCTCCTCCCGGCGCGTCGTGGAGCCCTGGCTCGCGTCGACGCTGGCCGGTCTACCCGACGAGCACGTCCTGCTGGTCGCCTTCGTCGACGTCGACGACTTCAAGAGCGTCAACGACCGACTCGGGCACGCCGGTGGCGACGCTGTCCTCGTCGAGGTCGCCACGCGGCTCCAGCTCGCGTCACGACCTGGTGACCTCGTGGCGCGCATGGGTGGGGACGAGTTCGTCGTCGGGGCGGTCGTGCCGCGGTCGGCTGCGGGCGCGATGGAGGCTCGGATCCGGGCGACCGCCGACGTCGCGCTGCGCGTCGAGGGCGGACCGCTGCGGGTGCGCACGTCGGTCGGGGTCGCGGTGAGCGACGGCCCGGACGCGTCCGCGCTTCTCGCTGCCGCCGACGCGGCCATGTACGCCGTGAAGCGCGCCGCTCGGGACGCGCCCGAGGGTGGGCGCCAGGCGCCGTTGCCCTCAGCGGGGCGATGA
- a CDS encoding PLP-dependent cysteine synthase family protein: protein MSGIEDTRRPTDRDWVAEAVRRLEADADRSADTHLHLLPLPTAWDVDVYLKDESSHPTGSLKHRLARSLVLYGLVNGWIHEGTTLVEASSGSTAVSEAHFARLLGLPFVAVLPRSTSPEKVQLIEFAGGTCRFVDDPTTLYAEAARVAADVGGHYLDQFTYAERATDWRGNNNIAESVFDQLRSERHPVPTWVVVGAGTGGTSATFGRFVRYRRLPTQVCVVDPEGSAFYPGWVSGSSAATGTASRIEGIGRPRVEASFVPGAVDRMLRVPDAASVAAARWLRERTGWSAGGSTGTNLVGALHLVDEMRREGVAGSVVTLLCDRGDRYLDTVHDTGDRSGSETGSETSSWADRQGLDLAPWQDWLAERTTG, encoded by the coding sequence ATGAGCGGCATCGAGGACACCCGGCGGCCGACCGATCGCGACTGGGTCGCCGAGGCCGTGCGTCGCCTCGAGGCCGACGCCGACCGCAGCGCCGACACCCACCTGCACCTGCTGCCGCTGCCGACGGCCTGGGACGTCGACGTCTACCTCAAGGACGAGTCGTCGCACCCGACCGGCTCGCTCAAGCACCGGCTGGCGCGATCGCTCGTGCTCTACGGCCTGGTCAACGGCTGGATCCACGAGGGCACGACGCTGGTCGAGGCGTCGTCCGGATCGACCGCGGTGAGCGAGGCCCACTTCGCGCGCCTGCTGGGCCTGCCGTTCGTCGCGGTGCTCCCCCGGTCGACGTCGCCGGAGAAGGTGCAGCTCATCGAGTTCGCCGGCGGGACCTGCCGATTCGTCGACGACCCCACGACCCTCTACGCCGAGGCCGCGCGCGTCGCGGCCGACGTCGGTGGCCACTACCTCGACCAGTTCACCTACGCCGAGCGGGCGACCGACTGGCGCGGCAACAACAACATCGCGGAGAGCGTCTTCGACCAGCTGCGCTCCGAGCGGCACCCCGTCCCCACCTGGGTCGTCGTCGGCGCCGGCACCGGTGGGACGTCGGCGACCTTCGGCCGCTTCGTGCGCTACCGCCGACTGCCCACGCAGGTCTGCGTCGTCGACCCGGAGGGCTCGGCGTTCTACCCGGGCTGGGTCAGCGGCTCGTCGGCCGCGACCGGCACTGCCTCGCGCATCGAGGGCATCGGTCGACCGCGGGTCGAGGCGTCGTTCGTCCCCGGCGCCGTCGACCGGATGCTGCGGGTGCCTGACGCCGCCTCCGTCGCCGCGGCCCGCTGGCTGCGCGAGCGCACCGGCTGGTCCGCCGGAGGCAGCACCGGCACCAACCTGGTCGGCGCGCTGCACCTCGTCGACGAGATGCGGCGCGAGGGGGTGGCCGGCAGCGTCGTCACCCTGCTGTGCGACCGCGGCGACCGCTACCTCGACACCGTCCACGACACGGGTGACCGCTCGGGCAGCGAGACCGGCAGCGAGACCAGCTCGTGGGCTGACCGGCAGGGCCTCGACCTCGCGCCCTGGCAGGACTGGCTCGCCGAGCGCACGACCGGGTAG
- a CDS encoding 3-methyladenine DNA glycosylase, which translates to MTRLDEATWRALEAAHEQRVDAWTGPVLDRARRREKHPVEDFLFTYYSHRPGRLRRWSPGPGVVLEGREPDQHWEAVPDGELPGGAVLGGVPPKVDARARWVVALSAAVASRPPRFGCSGLHEWAMVYRQDPAEVRHAQLPLRLGAAGTAAVVEELPLTCTHFDAFRFFTPEAVPRNSAQLDRDGRLDHEQGGCLHANMDLYAHAAALWPWVASDLVADCFELARRVRVLDMRASPYDVSGLGLSAIAVETVDGRRDYAEQQRAFAAEAAVLRERLVAAARRLPAA; encoded by the coding sequence GTGACGAGGCTCGACGAGGCGACCTGGCGCGCCCTGGAGGCCGCGCACGAGCAGCGGGTCGATGCCTGGACCGGACCGGTGCTCGACCGGGCGCGGCGACGTGAGAAGCACCCGGTCGAGGACTTCCTGTTCACCTACTACTCCCACCGGCCGGGGCGGCTGCGGCGCTGGAGCCCGGGCCCGGGTGTGGTCCTCGAGGGTCGGGAGCCCGACCAGCACTGGGAGGCGGTGCCCGACGGGGAGCTGCCCGGCGGGGCGGTGCTCGGCGGCGTGCCCCCGAAGGTCGACGCCCGGGCGCGCTGGGTAGTCGCGCTGTCCGCGGCGGTCGCGTCGCGGCCGCCGCGCTTCGGGTGCTCCGGCCTGCACGAGTGGGCGATGGTCTACCGCCAGGACCCCGCCGAGGTGCGGCACGCGCAGCTGCCGCTGCGGCTCGGCGCCGCCGGCACCGCGGCCGTGGTCGAGGAGCTGCCGCTGACCTGCACGCACTTCGACGCGTTCCGGTTCTTCACCCCCGAGGCGGTCCCGCGCAACAGCGCGCAGCTCGACCGCGACGGCCGTCTCGACCACGAGCAGGGTGGCTGCCTGCACGCCAACATGGACCTCTACGCCCACGCCGCCGCGTTGTGGCCGTGGGTCGCGTCCGACCTCGTCGCCGACTGCTTCGAGCTGGCCCGTCGCGTGCGGGTGCTCGACATGCGGGCCTCGCCCTACGACGTGAGCGGCCTCGGCCTGTCGGCCATCGCGGTCGAGACCGTCGACGGACGCAGGGACTACGCCGAGCAGCAGCGCGCCTTTGCCGCCGAGGCCGCCGTGCTGCGCGAGCGCCTCGTCGCGGCCGCGCGCCGCCTGCCTGCCGCCTGA
- a CDS encoding pirin family protein encodes MTTPVLDVRRAADRFATRIDWLDSKHSFSFGRHYDPANTHHGLLLVNNDDVVRAGAGFETHPHRDMEIVTWVLRGSLVHQDSTGHTGVIYPGLAQRMSAGRGILHSEKNDSWRLSGDPHDEPVHFVQMWVLPDERGVEPGYEQREIDADLLSGALVPVASGMDGHDAAIRIRQRDAALHAARLAPGQSVVLPEAAYLHVFLPRGSVDLEGAGPLQAGDSVRLTATGGQRVTAVDDAEVLVWEMRATVAA; translated from the coding sequence ATGACCACCCCTGTCCTCGACGTCCGCCGGGCCGCCGACCGCTTCGCGACCAGGATCGACTGGCTCGACTCGAAGCACTCGTTCTCCTTCGGGCGGCACTACGACCCGGCCAACACCCACCACGGGCTGCTGCTCGTCAACAACGACGACGTCGTCCGTGCGGGCGCGGGCTTCGAGACGCACCCGCACCGCGACATGGAGATCGTCACCTGGGTGCTGCGCGGCTCGCTGGTCCACCAGGACTCGACCGGCCACACCGGCGTCATCTACCCCGGGCTCGCGCAGCGGATGAGTGCCGGGCGCGGCATCCTGCACTCGGAGAAGAACGACTCGTGGCGGTTGTCCGGTGACCCGCACGACGAGCCCGTGCACTTCGTGCAGATGTGGGTCCTGCCCGACGAGCGCGGCGTCGAGCCCGGCTACGAGCAGCGCGAGATCGACGCCGACCTGCTGTCCGGCGCGCTCGTCCCGGTCGCCTCGGGCATGGACGGCCACGACGCGGCGATCCGGATCCGTCAGCGTGACGCGGCGCTGCATGCCGCGCGGCTCGCGCCGGGGCAGAGCGTCGTGCTGCCGGAGGCGGCGTACCTGCATGTGTTCCTCCCGAGGGGGAGCGTCGACCTCGAGGGGGCCGGCCCGCTCCAGGCGGGTGACTCGGTGCGGCTCACCGCGACCGGCGGGCAGCGCGTGACCGCGGTTGACGACGCGGAGGTGCTCGTCTGGGAGATGCGTGCGACGGTGGCGGCATGA
- a CDS encoding VOC family protein → MTDREQLIETYLRPAAERPQSSARGLHHTALISSDVERTIRFYQGVLEFPLTELIDNRDYPGSSHFFFDIGNSNLLAFFDFPGLDVGPYAEVLGGLHHVAISVEPQRWEHLVGKLREAGVEHEVHSEVSVYFRDPDGARLELIADPLGEMYGNQVL, encoded by the coding sequence ATGACCGATCGCGAACAGCTCATCGAGACCTACCTGCGCCCGGCCGCCGAGCGCCCGCAGTCGTCGGCGCGCGGCCTGCACCACACGGCCCTCATCTCCAGCGACGTGGAGCGGACCATCCGCTTCTACCAGGGGGTGCTGGAGTTCCCGCTGACCGAGCTCATCGACAACCGCGACTACCCGGGCTCGTCGCACTTCTTCTTCGACATCGGCAACAGCAACCTGCTGGCCTTCTTCGACTTCCCCGGCCTCGACGTCGGGCCCTACGCCGAGGTCCTCGGGGGGCTGCACCACGTCGCGATCTCGGTCGAGCCGCAGCGGTGGGAGCACCTGGTCGGCAAGCTGCGCGAGGCCGGTGTGGAGCACGAGGTGCACAGCGAGGTGTCGGTCTACTTCCGCGACCCCGACGGCGCCCGGCTCGAGCTGATCGCCGACCCGCTCGGTGAGATGTACGGCAACCAGGTCCTCTGA
- a CDS encoding DUF1508 domain-containing protein → MPGKGELFKRKDGNFGFRVYASNGQVVATDGGQGYSSKASAKSTLEKLLKGAYDGPVSEVEK, encoded by the coding sequence ATGCCGGGCAAGGGCGAGCTCTTCAAGCGCAAGGACGGCAACTTCGGCTTCCGGGTCTACGCCAGCAACGGCCAGGTCGTCGCGACCGACGGCGGCCAGGGTTACAGCAGCAAGGCCAGTGCGAAGAGCACGTTGGAGAAGCTGCTCAAGGGCGCGTACGACGGCCCCGTCTCCGAGGTCGAGAAGTAG